One Methanomassiliicoccales archaeon genomic region harbors:
- a CDS encoding fibrillarin-like rRNA/tRNA 2'-O-methyltransferase, translated as MENIMVLRNTAFPGVFTDSENLYTRNLTPSMKVYGERLICYGGHEYREWAIRRSKLAAYLKLGGSFFPFNDQSKVLYLGAASGTTASHISDIVTNGKVYCVEISPRSFRDLLLLCNKRKNMIPILADANKPEFYQMIVGDVDVVYQDVAQKDQVSIFLKNMRLFKAQSGLISVKSRSEDVTRKPNEIYEEVASRIRSDGMILIEMLPLDPFEKDHAMIAVRRK; from the coding sequence ATGGAAAACATCATGGTTCTTCGCAATACAGCATTCCCAGGCGTTTTCACCGATTCGGAGAATCTATACACCAGGAACCTCACTCCATCCATGAAGGTTTACGGCGAGCGGTTGATATGTTATGGAGGCCATGAGTATAGAGAGTGGGCGATACGGAGGAGTAAATTAGCTGCTTATCTAAAACTAGGAGGGTCTTTTTTTCCGTTTAATGATCAATCGAAAGTTTTGTATTTAGGTGCGGCAAGTGGCACCACAGCATCACATATTTCAGACATCGTGACTAATGGCAAGGTGTACTGCGTTGAAATATCCCCTCGATCATTCCGTGATCTGCTACTACTTTGTAATAAGCGAAAGAACATGATCCCCATACTTGCCGATGCGAATAAACCAGAATTCTACCAGATGATAGTCGGTGATGTTGATGTTGTGTATCAAGATGTCGCGCAGAAGGACCAAGTATCCATCTTCCTCAAAAACATGCGGTTATTTAAGGCCCAATCTGGTTTGATCTCCGTTAAATCGAGATCTGAAGATGTGACACGAAAACCTAATGAAATTTATGAGGAGGTGGCAAGTAGAATTCGATCTGACGGAATGATATTAATTGAGATGCTTCCGCTAGATCCTTTCGAGAAGGATCACGCAATGATCGCGGTGAGAAGAAAATGA
- a CDS encoding NUDIX hydrolase yields the protein MRLVIAVAVQDSRFLLVYNPKRKGWEFPGGVVEEDETDREACVREFREEVGFDFIPTHEIKTMQFTLYIGKMGKNIGKGEMKWSFFEELPENMAFPRAEYITILKEIRNLKKENPLMKF from the coding sequence ATGAGACTGGTTATTGCAGTCGCCGTTCAGGATTCACGATTTCTGCTTGTTTATAATCCAAAAAGAAAGGGATGGGAATTCCCCGGTGGCGTTGTTGAAGAAGATGAGACCGACAGAGAAGCATGCGTTCGAGAATTTAGGGAAGAGGTTGGTTTTGATTTTATCCCTACACACGAGATCAAAACTATGCAATTCACACTTTACATAGGAAAAATGGGAAAAAATATTGGTAAGGGGGAAATGAAATGGTCTTTCTTCGAGGAACTGCCTGAAAATATGGCATTTCCACGTGCCGAATACATCACAATTCTAAAAGAAATTCGTAATTTGAAAAAGGAAAATCCATTAATGAAATTTTGA
- a CDS encoding 30S ribosomal protein S15, protein MARIHARRRGKSGSKRPLIKKNPEWVPIGKDEVEKLIVKLARDGLTTARIGIVLRDNYAVPSVKLATGKSISQILRENGLTPEIPEDLAALMKKAINVDLHLAQNRKDFGAKRGLQLVESKIRRLIKYYKRIGALPGNWTYSLKTAELQIE, encoded by the coding sequence ATGGCTCGAATCCACGCCAGAAGAAGAGGAAAATCTGGTTCAAAAAGACCGCTGATCAAGAAGAATCCAGAGTGGGTTCCCATAGGTAAAGATGAGGTCGAAAAACTCATTGTAAAGCTTGCGAGAGATGGACTGACAACAGCAAGGATTGGTATAGTACTACGTGATAATTACGCCGTACCGAGTGTAAAGCTAGCGACCGGGAAAAGCATTTCTCAGATACTAAGAGAAAACGGTCTGACCCCCGAAATTCCCGAAGATCTTGCTGCCCTCATGAAAAAGGCCATCAATGTAGATTTGCACTTGGCCCAAAACCGCAAGGACTTTGGCGCAAAACGAGGACTCCAGCTGGTCGAATCAAAAATCAGGAGGCTAATTAAGTACTATAAGAGAATAGGCGCCCTCCCTGGAAATTGGACATATTCACTCAAGACCGCGGAGCTTCAGATTGAGTGA
- a CDS encoding DHH family phosphoesterase, translating into MNDEGTLPSEFLQRVNDAISVVEKCDNVRIISHYDADGIASAGVVCGALLKRKKDFHVSMVRNLNAQAIVQILAKPNFDCLIISDMGSSFIEIFEKAKTPVIILDHHSPPMDSKGIFHLNPHIFGIDGMTGASASSLCQIFAVCIDDSNWEFLPVAFAGIVGDRQHVRGMKGINEYLLKVGCDKKIVEIRQGSVIQDGKIRDAIYYSVDPYFKGLSGNEDAVRQFLAFAGINPETLVQELNENDRRKLVSLLALRLLGQGCTLDTLEEVTQERIYFAEWKLYASELASILNACGRTGNESVGLGVTLRDEKSIVKATELRKIYKESILSSLRALESDGVRKLNNIQYFFTDDSNTAGTICGLVMQYLADRDKPTIAISKGNHESRISSRATFVLLSKGVDLSEALKESAMAVGGTGGGHAIASGATIPRGTEEKFLEILDATIAKQKNASA; encoded by the coding sequence ATGAATGACGAAGGGACTCTGCCCTCTGAGTTCCTGCAACGCGTAAATGATGCAATATCCGTTGTAGAAAAGTGCGACAACGTGAGAATCATTTCTCATTATGACGCTGATGGCATAGCGTCTGCTGGTGTCGTTTGCGGAGCGCTTCTAAAAAGGAAAAAGGATTTCCATGTAAGCATGGTTAGGAATCTCAACGCGCAGGCGATCGTTCAGATTTTAGCCAAACCGAATTTTGACTGCCTCATCATATCAGACATGGGCAGCTCGTTTATAGAAATATTTGAGAAGGCAAAAACACCAGTAATCATTTTGGATCATCACTCTCCGCCCATGGATTCTAAAGGAATCTTCCACCTTAACCCCCATATTTTCGGAATTGACGGCATGACTGGGGCCTCAGCGAGTTCTTTATGCCAGATTTTTGCAGTGTGCATCGACGACTCAAACTGGGAGTTCCTACCAGTCGCATTTGCCGGCATAGTTGGAGATCGACAGCATGTTCGGGGTATGAAAGGCATAAATGAATACCTCCTCAAAGTAGGGTGTGATAAGAAAATAGTGGAAATTCGCCAAGGCTCCGTGATTCAGGATGGAAAAATAAGAGATGCAATCTATTACTCTGTTGATCCATATTTTAAGGGCCTCAGCGGCAATGAAGACGCAGTGAGACAGTTTCTTGCTTTCGCCGGTATCAATCCAGAAACTTTGGTTCAGGAATTGAATGAAAATGATAGACGAAAGCTCGTTTCGCTATTAGCTCTCAGGTTATTGGGTCAAGGATGTACCCTTGATACGCTCGAAGAAGTAACGCAGGAGCGAATCTATTTTGCAGAGTGGAAACTCTATGCGTCAGAACTTGCATCGATTCTTAACGCTTGCGGGCGCACCGGAAACGAGAGTGTCGGGCTTGGCGTCACTCTCAGGGACGAGAAATCTATTGTCAAGGCTACGGAGCTGAGGAAGATTTATAAGGAGAGCATTCTCAGCTCGCTCAGAGCTCTCGAAAGTGATGGTGTACGAAAACTCAATAATATTCAATATTTCTTTACTGATGATTCAAACACAGCTGGTACGATATGCGGTTTGGTAATGCAATACCTCGCCGATCGCGACAAACCAACGATAGCGATTTCTAAAGGCAATCATGAATCTAGAATTTCTTCAAGAGCCACTTTTGTCCTTTTGAGCAAAGGAGTAGATCTCTCAGAGGCACTTAAGGAAAGCGCCATGGCAGTTGGAGGAACTGGCGGTGGACATGCTATTGCCAGTGGGGCTACAATCCCGCGAGGAACCGAAGAAAAATTTCTTGAGATTCTTGATGCTACAATAGCGAAACAGAAGAATGCAAGCGCCTAA
- a CDS encoding bifunctional N(6)-L-threonylcarbamoyladenine synthase/serine/threonine protein kinase yields the protein MLALGIEGTAHTLGVGIVDEFGNILANEIKMYKPEKGGIHPREAANHHAEYAASIIKKSLDIAEVSVRDIDLVCFSQGPGLGPCLRTVATAARSLSLSLGVPIIGVNHCIAHLEIGVAKTGARDPVLLYASGGNTQVIAFANGRYRVFGETLDIGIGNMLDKLGRELGLGYYAGPKIESLAKDGMKLLELPYSVKGMDMAFSGILTAALNLYKKGARIEDICYSVQETCFAMLTEVTERAMAHVEKNEVLLGGGVVQNKRLQEMVAKMARDRGASMFVPENKLCVDNGAMIAWTGLIMYKSGIRMDIFDTAVRQRFRTDEVDVCWRS from the coding sequence ATGTTAGCACTCGGCATTGAAGGAACGGCGCATACGCTCGGAGTCGGGATAGTCGACGAGTTCGGTAATATATTGGCAAATGAAATCAAAATGTACAAGCCTGAAAAGGGCGGCATTCACCCGCGGGAAGCAGCTAATCATCATGCGGAATATGCGGCTTCGATCATCAAGAAAAGTCTTGATATAGCGGAAGTTTCTGTGCGCGATATCGATCTTGTGTGCTTCTCACAAGGCCCTGGATTAGGACCTTGTCTCAGAACCGTGGCGACTGCAGCCAGATCCCTCTCTTTATCGTTAGGCGTTCCAATTATTGGCGTTAACCATTGCATTGCGCATCTCGAAATCGGCGTTGCCAAGACAGGTGCAAGAGATCCAGTATTGCTGTACGCTTCTGGTGGAAACACGCAAGTAATTGCTTTCGCCAATGGACGGTACCGGGTATTCGGTGAAACACTTGATATTGGTATAGGTAACATGTTGGACAAACTCGGCAGGGAGCTTGGATTGGGTTATTATGCGGGACCTAAAATCGAATCGCTCGCGAAGGATGGCATGAAACTGCTCGAGCTTCCATACTCTGTAAAAGGTATGGATATGGCTTTCTCTGGCATTTTGACAGCAGCACTCAATCTTTATAAGAAAGGTGCACGGATTGAAGACATATGCTACTCTGTGCAGGAAACATGTTTTGCCATGTTGACTGAAGTCACGGAGCGAGCGATGGCTCACGTAGAGAAGAATGAGGTATTGCTTGGAGGAGGAGTTGTCCAGAATAAGAGGCTCCAGGAAATGGTGGCGAAGATGGCCCGCGATCGAGGTGCATCTATGTTTGTACCTGAGAATAAATTGTGTGTCGACAACGGTGCTATGATTGCGTGGACTGGACTCATCATGTACAAATCCGGTATTCGCATGGATATTTTCGATACCGCTGTAAGGCAGAGATTCAGAACGGATGAAGTAGATGTCTGCTGGCGCAGTTAG
- the purF gene encoding amidophosphoribosyltransferase gives MDKPEHSCGVVAAALNGNVAPMLKRALRVIQHRGQESSGIAVYDDGIKYVRGMGLVHEVLVGREFDSLKGNVGIGHVRYSTTGTSSIENCQPLVVSTSAGELAIGHNGDIVNADKVRKKLQSEGWAFLTNTDSEIIIRILANELAQYGDPIRAIKNTMRIIDGAYSLVLIISGRIFGVRDPYGFRPLCIGKVHNGFAIASESAVFDILRGEFIRDVEPGEIIEILPERFTSTKFPSAAHSAHCMFEWVYFARPDSVIDGKEVYGVRKRIGRKLAEEQPVDADVIVAVPDSGRGHALGFAEHSGIRYEEGFMKNRYIERTFIMPEQNQRDEGVVLKLNPIRSTMEGKRVVIVDDSIVRGTTMRKIVQMVRRAGAKEVHVRVGCPPIRAPCYYGIDMKTRDQFIAVNRSYEEISKIITADSVGYISIKGLVEALEIPETELCLGCLTAEYPTNIPGEKMRFQKKLDIEVN, from the coding sequence ATGGACAAACCCGAGCACAGCTGCGGGGTCGTGGCAGCCGCTTTAAATGGAAATGTGGCTCCAATGCTAAAGAGGGCGCTTCGGGTAATTCAGCATCGCGGTCAAGAAAGCTCTGGCATTGCAGTTTATGATGACGGTATTAAATATGTTAGAGGAATGGGGCTAGTACATGAAGTGCTAGTTGGTAGAGAGTTCGACTCGTTGAAAGGGAATGTGGGCATCGGACATGTGCGATATTCAACTACGGGTACTTCGAGCATTGAGAATTGTCAACCTCTCGTTGTTTCGACTTCTGCAGGTGAGCTGGCGATAGGCCACAATGGTGATATTGTAAATGCAGATAAGGTAAGGAAGAAACTCCAGTCAGAGGGTTGGGCCTTCTTGACCAACACAGATTCTGAAATCATAATCAGAATCCTTGCTAACGAATTAGCTCAGTATGGTGATCCTATAAGGGCGATAAAAAACACGATGAGAATCATCGATGGCGCATATTCTCTGGTGCTAATCATTAGTGGGCGTATCTTTGGCGTGAGGGATCCATATGGTTTTAGACCCCTTTGTATAGGAAAGGTCCACAATGGATTTGCAATAGCTTCTGAAAGCGCTGTTTTCGATATTCTTCGCGGGGAATTTATAAGAGATGTCGAGCCAGGAGAGATCATCGAAATATTGCCTGAGCGCTTTACTTCTACTAAATTCCCAAGTGCCGCACATAGTGCCCACTGTATGTTTGAATGGGTGTATTTTGCGCGTCCTGATTCTGTGATCGACGGGAAAGAGGTCTACGGTGTAAGGAAGCGCATTGGAAGAAAACTAGCAGAGGAACAGCCAGTTGATGCGGACGTCATTGTCGCGGTTCCAGATTCTGGCAGAGGGCACGCCCTCGGGTTTGCGGAGCATTCTGGAATAAGATACGAAGAAGGATTCATGAAGAATAGGTATATTGAGAGGACTTTTATAATGCCAGAACAAAATCAAAGAGATGAAGGTGTCGTTCTCAAATTGAATCCAATTAGATCGACGATGGAAGGGAAGAGAGTGGTCATCGTCGATGACAGCATTGTGCGCGGCACAACGATGCGGAAAATTGTACAGATGGTCAGAAGGGCAGGTGCTAAAGAAGTCCACGTACGTGTTGGTTGCCCTCCGATTCGTGCACCTTGCTATTATGGTATTGATATGAAGACCCGCGATCAGTTTATAGCTGTCAACCGATCGTATGAGGAGATTTCTAAAATAATAACAGCGGACAGTGTTGGCTATATAAGCATAAAGGGTCTTGTGGAGGCCCTGGAGATTCCTGAAACAGAATTATGTCTTGGCTGCCTCACAGCCGAATACCCAACGAACATTCCTGGCGAGAAGATGAGATTTCAGAAGAAGTTGGATATCGAAGTGAATTGA
- a CDS encoding 50S ribosomal protein L37e, producing the protein MVKGTPSKGKHANRKTHIPCRRCGKKAYNVREGYCASCGYGRSAKLRSYSWAKIH; encoded by the coding sequence ATGGTTAAAGGTACACCTTCAAAAGGCAAGCATGCAAACCGAAAGACCCACATCCCTTGTCGCAGGTGCGGGAAGAAAGCGTATAATGTTAGAGAAGGATACTGCGCCTCTTGTGGTTACGGTAGGAGTGCAAAATTGAGATCCTACAGCTGGGCCAAAATCCATTAG
- a CDS encoding LSM domain-containing protein, which yields MQKPLTVLNQAINKPVIVELKANREYRGILDGYDPHMNLVLRNVEELVNKEVVRKLDIAIVRGDNVIYISP from the coding sequence ATGCAGAAACCTCTCACAGTTCTTAATCAGGCTATCAACAAGCCTGTCATCGTAGAACTTAAGGCAAACAGAGAATACCGCGGAATACTAGACGGATATGATCCTCATATGAACCTCGTACTGCGAAATGTAGAAGAGCTTGTCAATAAAGAGGTCGTGAGAAAATTGGACATCGCCATTGTGAGAGGCGATAATGTCATATACATTTCGCCATAG
- a CDS encoding YkgJ family cysteine cluster protein — translation MSRNPSISQSVDTSLLRGVKFKCLDRCQLCCLCQPELAGNEVDMFLKKYSNLVCRKTIPHDHYAIRLQKGQGPCSFLNNRKCSIYDMRPYFCRQFPTHFHVLNRIQIIVDLSCRGVWTNYGEDLEAMALEMANSNLATLIEVLDDSRVVYCDFVSNCVDAGIWRKPVELQKEIDESFDRLLDVKFLARMLDMTIEKSELSIVEVNKSDQDIKYDDIVDAAMEATLGSIGVSRIVDAPIYCDEEGNWNVFYLKNKKIIWYRLNDDGSLEQTESIDPRDVELILPDASAKRILAWYLSILNKRDSTFGYACYLVDQYKYEDFLSNVYFGIIGTALLDLLFRSSLLIRIKGGKLDENLMKEAIIFFDMDLLDAPTIGAYV, via the coding sequence ATGTCGCGGAACCCAAGCATAAGTCAAAGCGTTGACACTTCGCTCCTCCGAGGAGTCAAATTTAAATGTCTTGATAGATGCCAACTTTGCTGCCTCTGTCAACCTGAACTTGCTGGGAATGAGGTTGATATGTTCCTCAAAAAATATTCAAACTTGGTTTGCAGGAAAACAATCCCCCATGATCATTATGCTATTCGGCTTCAAAAAGGGCAAGGGCCTTGCTCATTTCTCAACAATAGAAAGTGTAGCATCTATGACATGAGACCTTATTTTTGTCGACAGTTTCCGACGCACTTTCATGTTCTTAACAGAATCCAGATAATTGTCGATCTTTCTTGTAGAGGTGTGTGGACCAATTATGGAGAAGATTTAGAGGCAATGGCTCTAGAAATGGCCAATAGTAATCTAGCCACATTAATTGAGGTTTTGGATGATTCCAGGGTCGTATATTGTGATTTCGTTTCAAATTGCGTAGATGCGGGGATATGGAGGAAACCTGTTGAATTGCAGAAGGAAATTGACGAATCATTTGACAGATTGTTGGATGTTAAATTCCTGGCGAGAATGCTGGACATGACTATTGAGAAGTCGGAATTAAGCATTGTAGAAGTTAATAAAAGTGATCAGGATATCAAATATGATGATATTGTAGATGCAGCTATGGAGGCAACTCTCGGTTCGATTGGGGTCTCTAGAATCGTGGATGCGCCCATATATTGTGATGAGGAGGGTAATTGGAATGTATTCTACTTGAAAAATAAAAAGATCATCTGGTATCGACTAAATGATGATGGATCTTTAGAGCAAACGGAATCAATTGATCCAAGAGACGTTGAATTAATACTTCCTGATGCCAGTGCAAAGAGAATTCTCGCATGGTATCTCTCGATCTTAAATAAAAGAGACAGCACTTTTGGATATGCTTGCTACTTAGTCGACCAATACAAGTATGAGGACTTTCTTTCCAATGTGTACTTTGGAATTATAGGCACAGCACTCTTGGATCTTCTATTTCGTAGCTCATTGCTCATCAGGATCAAGGGAGGTAAACTTGACGAAAATTTGATGAAAGAAGCCATTATTTTCTTCGACATGGATTTACTGGATGCACCGACAATTGGTGCGTATGTATGA
- the pyrC gene encoding dihydroorotase translates to METVIEGKVLYKGNFIECCLGIDEGRIVSIKKILKGDKRITYSGKVILPGAVDVHVHFRDPGLTHKEDFQSGSISAAFGGVTCVFDMPNTIPPVISIDAAKEKLNIISKKAWVDFGIFGGCSSDADPQQISDLVVGFKLYMSSVSGPLLVKDEQEIGDILRAVIKTNKPLCIHAEDENLIAHGQASDLVDHECSRPIDAEVKAIKKIVSLYSGKGVHICHISSSKDLEALEGTKYSTEVTPHHLLLDNQCGHGAFAKVNPPLRTKAERTRLFSAFVNGRFDVLASDHAPHTIEEKNEDFSEAPCGMPSVETSIPLMLALVKRDLVDIKVLMRSACEAPSEIFGIRKGRIDIGFDADLMVVDFKKIDKIKAEMLHSKCGWTVYEGREAIFPYAVILRGMPIIEENSIIGERMGVNVAEPKHKSKR, encoded by the coding sequence ATGGAAACAGTCATTGAGGGGAAGGTACTATACAAAGGGAATTTTATCGAATGTTGCCTCGGAATAGATGAAGGACGAATTGTATCCATAAAGAAAATTCTCAAAGGAGATAAGCGTATCACTTACAGCGGAAAAGTGATATTGCCAGGAGCCGTAGATGTTCATGTTCATTTCAGAGATCCAGGGTTAACGCACAAGGAAGACTTCCAGAGTGGTAGTATTTCAGCAGCCTTCGGCGGAGTTACATGTGTTTTCGATATGCCAAATACGATCCCCCCCGTGATCTCCATTGATGCGGCAAAGGAGAAACTTAACATCATTTCTAAAAAGGCATGGGTCGATTTTGGAATCTTTGGGGGTTGTAGCTCCGATGCAGACCCCCAGCAGATCTCAGATCTAGTTGTTGGTTTCAAATTGTACATGAGCTCGGTTTCTGGACCATTATTGGTGAAAGATGAGCAAGAGATTGGGGATATCTTGAGGGCTGTAATAAAGACAAACAAGCCTCTATGCATTCATGCAGAGGACGAGAATCTAATTGCTCATGGTCAAGCATCCGATCTTGTCGATCACGAGTGCAGCAGGCCAATAGATGCTGAGGTGAAAGCCATAAAAAAGATTGTTTCATTATATTCGGGGAAGGGCGTTCATATTTGTCATATCTCAAGCTCAAAGGACCTGGAAGCGCTTGAAGGGACGAAATATTCCACAGAGGTGACCCCACATCACTTACTGCTGGATAATCAATGTGGTCATGGTGCTTTCGCGAAAGTCAATCCTCCCCTGAGAACAAAAGCAGAAAGAACTCGACTTTTTTCTGCGTTTGTAAACGGGCGCTTCGATGTTCTAGCATCAGATCACGCTCCGCATACGATTGAGGAAAAAAATGAGGACTTTAGCGAAGCCCCTTGTGGCATGCCGAGTGTTGAGACATCAATTCCTCTGATGCTCGCTCTCGTGAAACGGGACCTAGTTGATATTAAGGTTCTAATGCGCAGTGCTTGTGAAGCCCCCTCAGAGATCTTTGGAATTCGTAAGGGAAGAATTGATATAGGCTTTGATGCCGATCTGATGGTGGTAGATTTCAAGAAAATTGATAAAATCAAAGCCGAGATGCTTCACAGCAAATGCGGGTGGACTGTATATGAGGGACGAGAAGCAATTTTTCCATATGCTGTAATCTTGCGCGGAATGCCGATCATAGAAGAAAACTCAATTATTGGCGAAAGGATGGGTGTGAATGTCGCGGAACCCAAGCATAAGTCAAAGCGTTGA
- a CDS encoding TIGR00296 family protein, translating into MDNKEGEIAVQIARKVVDSVARFQKPKNIEMPESFNDKRGVFVTLSTYPEHDLRGCIGYPEPIYPLAKALVLAAESACHDPRFPPLREEELMHIVVEVSVLTPPQPIETDDPRKLPELITVGEDGLIVEIGPFRGLLLPQVPVEYGWNAEEFLEHTCMKAGLTPDCWLDKRSRFLKFQAEIFAEKEPYGAIVRKTLK; encoded by the coding sequence ATGGATAATAAAGAAGGGGAAATTGCAGTACAGATTGCCAGAAAAGTTGTTGATTCTGTGGCAAGATTTCAGAAACCCAAGAATATTGAAATGCCAGAGAGCTTTAATGATAAGCGAGGGGTGTTTGTGACGCTATCGACCTATCCTGAGCACGATTTGCGGGGGTGCATTGGCTATCCTGAACCAATATATCCGCTTGCAAAAGCATTGGTTCTGGCCGCCGAATCGGCATGCCATGATCCCAGATTTCCTCCGCTGCGAGAGGAAGAGCTTATGCACATCGTTGTCGAGGTGAGCGTACTTACTCCACCTCAGCCGATTGAAACCGACGATCCCAGAAAACTGCCAGAATTGATTACTGTTGGCGAAGACGGATTGATAGTCGAAATTGGCCCATTTCGCGGTCTTTTATTGCCACAAGTGCCGGTTGAATATGGCTGGAATGCAGAAGAATTCCTCGAACACACGTGCATGAAGGCAGGATTAACTCCTGATTGCTGGCTTGACAAACGTTCGCGATTTCTGAAATTTCAAGCTGAGATATTTGCAGAAAAAGAACCCTATGGAGCGATCGTGAGGAAGACTTTAAAGTGA
- a CDS encoding CBS domain-containing protein, with amino-acid sequence MSSRGDDILVEEIMTKSPVIGNPEMTVQEAAKVMRNEKVGSLVIVQDGEAIGIVTERDIVNKVVAENKVPSKIKVKEIMSSPLISIGPKESVASAAKKMSTLKVRRLPVVKNGKLIGIVTENDILKLSPSLIEITREWARIRSGTKSDSTPRTTEGYCDNCGSYSSELRFHEGQLLCSTCYDQTL; translated from the coding sequence ATGAGCAGCAGGGGAGACGACATACTCGTTGAAGAGATCATGACGAAATCGCCAGTGATCGGCAATCCAGAAATGACGGTGCAAGAAGCAGCTAAAGTTATGAGAAATGAAAAGGTTGGAAGTCTGGTTATAGTCCAGGATGGCGAAGCTATTGGGATAGTGACAGAGCGAGACATTGTCAACAAAGTTGTGGCCGAAAACAAGGTGCCTTCAAAGATCAAAGTAAAGGAGATCATGTCTTCGCCGTTGATAAGCATTGGTCCCAAGGAAAGCGTTGCTTCTGCTGCAAAGAAAATGTCGACATTGAAAGTGAGACGGTTGCCTGTGGTCAAGAATGGAAAATTGATAGGTATAGTAACCGAGAATGACATTCTGAAGTTATCTCCATCTCTGATCGAAATCACCAGAGAGTGGGCACGCATAAGGAGCGGAACGAAATCCGATTCGACACCAAGAACCACAGAAGGCTACTGCGATAACTGCGGGTCATATTCGAGCGAACTGCGATTCCACGAAGGACAACTTCTATGCTCGACTTGTTACGATCAAACACTATGA